DNA from Pelodiscus sinensis isolate JC-2024 chromosome 1, ASM4963464v1, whole genome shotgun sequence:
agggacgggcgcaccctcacagacacttggtgcagacaaggagccagagcacacggctaccttgctgcagcatgtcccagccccaagaccgtcctggcccttccacagagccttctgaggacccagccaagggctccaagcgccgggcaccatcctggtccggcgctgagatcaagagcctgctggagctgtggggagaggaggaggccttacaggctctcaaaagccggcggcgaaatgccgaaatttatggccgcatggctgaagccctggcccagaagggccactacccccgcacccaggaccaggtgcgctcaaaggtaaaagagctgcgccaggggtacgtcaaagccagggaggagagctcccggtctggggcagccccccactactgcccctactacccagagctggaccagatcctgggtggcagtgcagaagcacgcacaccacggaggttcgtgcagtctggactggcagaccccgtggtggacgctccagagcaggagctacagcagtctggagacggggacatggtcccagaggaggaggaggacagcgaggagacggcgaccctcaccaccttggagccagtcacccagacctctgaggcctcccaggcgtcatctggcgcaggagaggaagcagcaggtgagtacagtgaggttgtgtcacacccgggggggggggggaggtaggtgggtgcacagtgggtgatgcacaagggaaacctgtcatgctcaggctgatgcccaggtcacacacacacacacacacacacacacacacacacacacacacacacacacacagtgtgaccttcagaatgtctgcttcccctgtctcaagggagagggcatgcccttttggacagctgttgcacacatgactgattgtgatagaaatgtagccgtgttactctgatctgaggaagtgggtctggcccaggaaagctcatctcctaataaaccatcctgttagtattgtaagtgctacagagtccagtttttaggactgattgtgtcttcttcttttcctccacagccggaccagccgtggaagagggccgcagcaccccagccccacctccatctccatctccatctcggggacatgggagccgcagacacaggcgtgtctacgcggaCATCCTCAgacagcacgtcgaggctgtgcaggagcagaactccatcctgcgacagagggcggaggcagaggatcgctggcgtgatcggctcatgaacgagctggtcctgcagcgcacggtcctgcacagcaccctgagggaggtcagcggcttgcctgctgctgtgcctggtcctgctcctccagcaccccatgaccccacctcaccaaaccccccttccacaacagcatccctttccccccgtggacctccctctcccccagcccccacagttccccagcccctctctccccctggccctcctctcccccaggcttccacgtcccaagagcaccccagcagccagccaaccgacaggtgcaccacccgatcccgtagccggggagcaccccaaacacgaggcccaggcaggaaagggaaatctgccaagccccgttcaacctgatccccttcccccctccaggtttcaatcacccccatcacccca
Protein-coding regions in this window:
- the LOC142827074 gene encoding uncharacterized protein LOC142827074 gives rise to the protein MAEALAQKGHYPRTQDQVRSKVKELRQGYVKAREESSRSGAAPHYCPYYPELDQILGGSAEARTPRRFVQSGLADPVVDAPEQELQQSGDGDMVPEEEEDSEETATLTTLEPVTQTSEASQASSGAGEEAAAGPAVEEGRSTPAPPPSPSPSRGHGSRRHRRVYADILRQHVEAVQEQNSILRQRAEAEDRWRDRLMNELVLQRTVLHSTLREVSGLPAAVPGPAPPAPHDPTSPNPPSTTASLSPRGPPSPPAPTVPQPLSPPGPPLPQASTSQEHPSSQPTDRCTTRSRSRGAPQTRGPGRKGKSAKPRST